The Methylomarinum sp. Ch1-1 genome contains the following window.
ATGCTCTTTTTGAACGCCAAAGTGGGAATTGCTGGGCTTTAGTCGCGATTATTACTGGTTGTGAAACTTTTACGCCGAGGGCGGCGCTCCCACAGGTTGAAAAACGCGGCGTTTAAAGCCTGCCACAATCACTCATCTAGGATCATGAGACGCTGAAGAACAAGAAGGGATCGTTTCTAGCATTTGTCCAATTGTAGGAGCGCCGCCCCCGGCGCGAAAAGGGATCGTCAAAGACGATGCGCCGAGCGTTGCTCAGCAGCATCCCGGCAGAGATCTGTTTATACGCGGCGATCGGGGCAGCGAGGCAAATGGCGTCTGTTAGGCGATTTTTGCCCGGGACCTGTTTCTGTTCCGACTGCCTCCGGGGTTGCCGTTGGGTTTGCGGGCCGGGTTCGAGCTTCTCCGGGGGCGCGGGCTTCTTGCCGGTTTGGCCGGCATCGGCGGGGCAATGGCGGCAGGTTCGAAGCCGGCGATTTGTTCGCGTTTGATTTCCTTGCCGATCAATTTTTCAACCTGGCGCAAGCCATTGTATTCGTCATGGGAAACCAAAGAAATGGCCTGGCCTTCCTCGCCGGCGCGTCCGGTGCGGCCGATTCTATGCACGTAATCTTCCGCGGCCCGAGGCAGTTCGAAGTTGACCACATGCGGCAGCAGGTTGATGTCGATGCCGCGCGCCGCGACATCGGTCGCGACCAATACTCTGATATCACCGGCCTTGAATCCGGCCAATGCGGTGGTTCTGGCGCCCTGACTCTTATTGCCGTGTATCGCGGCGGCCTTGATATCGATTTTGTTCAGTTTTTCGGTGAGCCGGTTGGCGCCGTGTTTGGTGCTGGTGAATACGAGTACCTGTTTCCAGTCATGTTCTTGGATCAGGTGAGACAGCAGCGCCGTTTTATCGGTCTTGTTGACCAGATAGGCGCGCTGTTCGACCAGTTCCGCCGCGGTATTGCGCGGCGCCACTTCGATTTTTACCGGATTAACCAGCAGTCCCGTCGTCAGTTTGCGTATGTCTTCGGAAAAAGTCGCCGAGAACAGCAGGTTTTGGCGTTTTTTCGGCAATAAGGCGACCACCTTGCGAATATCGCGGATGAAG
Protein-coding sequences here:
- a CDS encoding DEAD/DEAH box helicase, whose translation is MPFTALGLADPLLRAIADSGYATPSPIQSQAIPAVLGGHDVLATAQTGTGKTAGFTLPILHRLSQQTYSKNRPVRALILTPTRELAAQIGESVNKYGSHLHPRLKSLVVFGGVKINPQMMKLRGGVDILVATPGRLLDLVEQNAVKLNQVETLILDEADRMLDMGFIRDIRKVVALLPKKRQNLLFSATFSEDIRKLTTGLLVNPVKIEVAPRNTAAELVEQRAYLVNKTDKTALLSHLIQEHDWKQVLVFTSTKHGANRLTEKLNKIDIKAAAIHGNKSQGARTTALAGFKAGDIRVLVATDVAARGIDINLLPHVVNFELPRAAEDYVHRIGRTGRAGEEGQAISLVSHDEYNGLRQVEKLIGKEIKREQIAGFEPAAIAPPMPAKPARSPRPRRSSNPARKPNGNPGGSRNRNRSRAKIA